The nucleotide window GCTTTTCAGTAAGTTCTATATTTTCATAAAATTTAAGTGCTTCCGTCACACTCACTTCAGTTAAATCGATTATGTTTTTACCGTTTACAGTAATTGCAAGAACTACATCTTTCAGTCTCTTTCCGTGACATGTTTTACATGTTTTTTCAGTCATATATTTTGCTTCGATTTCTTCTTTTGTAGACTCTGATGCCGTTTCTCTGTAACGTCTTTCAATGTTTCTGACAATACCGTCAAACTCTTTTTTCCCGTTATAACTGAAGCTGTCCCCTGACCATGAAAACTTAAACTGTTTATCACTTCCGTAAAATATGATTTTTCTTTCTTCTTCTGTCAGTTCGGAAACTTTTTTATCCAAGTCAATTTTATGAGCTTTTGCCATTGCCTCAAAAAGCTCCCAATTCCAGCCTTTCTGATTTGTCGAACCGGGAAACAATATCCCTCCTTCTCTCAAAGAAAGATTTTCATCAACTATCAGCTTATTTTCATCAACTTCCAATGTCGATCCCAATCCGTTACATGCTTCACACGCTCCGTAAGGGGCATTGAAAGAAAACAGTCTCGGAACTACATCGGGAAATACTACTTCCGGATGATCCGAACATGCAAAATTTTCACTGTATTTACTGTCTTTTCCGTTTATATTCGTAATAATTTTTCCGTCTGAAAGCCCTCCGGCCGTTTCCACAGCTTCAGTCAATCTGCTTAAAAAATCTTTATCGTCTTTTTTTATAACAAGTCTATCCACTACGACTTCTATATGATGTCTTTTATTTTTATCCAAATCTATAGTATCATTCAAATCAAGTATATCTCCGTTTACTCTTACCCTTTGAAATCCTCTTTTCTGCAAATTCAAAAAGAGATTTTTATGTGTTCCTTTTTTGTCAATTATCACAGGGGCCAATACTATCAATTTATCTTTTTCCTGAGTAGTGGTGATTACATTATCGACTATTTCCTGTAGCGACTGCTTTTCTACTTTCTGTCCGCATATAGGACAGTGAGCCTCTCCTATATGTGCCCATAAAAGTCTCATATAATCATATATTTCAGTCATTGTTCCGACTGTCGATCTCGGATTTTTAGAAACACTTTTCTGCTCGATAGAAATTGCAGGAGAAAGCCCTTCTATGCTGTCGAGTTCAGGCTTCTGCATTTGTCCGATAAACTGTCTGGCATAAGCAGATAAACTCTCTACGTACCTTCTCTGCCCTTCGGAATATATCGTATCAAAAGCAAGAGAAGACTTTCCGCTTCCTGAAACTCCTGTTATTACTACAAATTCATTTTTCGGAATTTCTATATCCACATTTTTCAGATTATGTTCCCTTGCCCCTGTTATTTTAATTTTATCATTCATTTTATTTTCCTTTACTTTATTTAATAATTATACTGCTTTATTTAACTCTTTCAATAATTTTTCTTTCAATTTTTTCGTTTTTTTCATTCGGTTTGTTGCTATTACCATATATCCGACACATATTTATCTCCTCTTTCTCACAACATTGAACATATATCCGAATATCATAAATGTCATAACAAACATACCGAAGTTAAACAAAAATATATTTTCTTTATTTGAGAATCCTGTTATTAGACTTCCTATGATGAAGAATATTAAATAAGCAACAACATCTTTTATTTTTAATCTATAATTTTCTTTGTTATAAACGGATATACTGAACATTGATACAAAATATACCAGTAATCCGAATAATCTGAAAATTATAAGAAATTTCCAGTCAACTTCAGGATTCAGTGCAAATCCGAACGATGTTGTAATTGTGCTTAACCCCATAAAAATTCCTATATGAGAATATACAAGTACAAATCCTCTTTTTTTCTGATGATGTTCAATCATTTTTTCTATTTGCAGCACATAAGTTCCGAATAACAGAACTGCTGCGACAAATGAAACTAAAGGCAATATATCTGACGGTTTTCCCAGAGCAAATACTCCCGCCAATCCCACTACCATTTCTCCGAAAATAATAATCGTAATAAGGCTTACTCTTTCTACAAGATGAGGAAAATTAAGCGTTACTTCTTCATCATTTCTCGGCATAACATACATCGGAAAAAACATCGCTGCTAAATAAGCTGTAGCTGCCAATATCATTCTATATTTAGGTCCTGTAACAAAAGCTAATAATAATGCCGCTATTTCCAGTGATAAAATTAAGATCTGGCTTTTTATTTCATAAGGTATTTTTTCATATTCTCTACTCTTTAAATAATATTCCGCTATTATAACTAAAGACATTAAAATAGCCGTCACATTAAAGGGAACAAATACTTCTTTCCAGTCTAAAGAAATATTGTTTGAAATGTACACTGCTCCGAACATATGGAGAAACATACCTATAATATCGTAATAAGAGTTTGTTCCGTATTTATTAATGTAAATTGTCTGATTAAACCATAATAGCAGTATTACCAGGCAAGCAAAAGCAAATTTCAAATAAGTATCGATCGAAATCTGTCCATGATGTAAATGATGAATTACTCCTGTTACTTTCTGCACTTCCAATACATATATCAAATCATAAAACAGTTCCGCCATTGAAACTTTTTTCGGTAATATTTTCGACATTTATTCTCCTTTTTATATCTAATCCCTTTTTATCATTTCAGTCGCTATCTC belongs to Pseudoleptotrichia goodfellowii and includes:
- a CDS encoding low temperature requirement protein A — protein: MSKILPKKVSMAELFYDLIYVLEVQKVTGVIHHLHHGQISIDTYLKFAFACLVILLLWFNQTIYINKYGTNSYYDIIGMFLHMFGAVYISNNISLDWKEVFVPFNVTAILMSLVIIAEYYLKSREYEKIPYEIKSQILILSLEIAALLLAFVTGPKYRMILAATAYLAAMFFPMYVMPRNDEEVTLNFPHLVERVSLITIIIFGEMVVGLAGVFALGKPSDILPLVSFVAAVLLFGTYVLQIEKMIEHHQKKRGFVLVYSHIGIFMGLSTITTSFGFALNPEVDWKFLIIFRLFGLLVYFVSMFSISVYNKENYRLKIKDVVAYLIFFIIGSLITGFSNKENIFLFNFGMFVMTFMIFGYMFNVVRKRR